Proteins co-encoded in one Arachis stenosperma cultivar V10309 chromosome 7, arast.V10309.gnm1.PFL2, whole genome shotgun sequence genomic window:
- the LOC130941350 gene encoding probable NAD(P)H dehydrogenase (quinone) FQR1-like 3, with protein MAVTKVFVVYYSMYGHVDTMAREVLKGAAAVEGVEATLWRVPETLSDRILEKLKAPPRPDDVTDIKPEQLLEADGFIFGFPSRFGMMPSQLKAFFDATSELWASQALAGKPAGIFWSTGFHGGGQELSALTAITQLAHHGMLFVPLGYTFGSGMFEMDEVKGGSAYGAGTFAGDGTRQPTELELQQAFYQGKYMAEIAKKLKI; from the exons ATGGCTGTTACCAAGGTCTTTGTTGT GTATTACTCCATGTATGGACATGTAGATACTATGGCCAGAGAAGTTCTCAAAGGTGCCGCGGCAGTTGAAGGTGTTGAGGCAACACTATGGCGG GTACCCGAGACTCTCTCCGATCGAATATTGGAAAAGCTGAAGGCCCCTCCTAGGCCGGATGATGTAACGGACATCAAACCGGAACAACTTCTGGAAGCTGATGGTTTTATATTTGGTTTTCCTTCTCGATTCGGCATGATGCCAAGCCAACTGAAGGCATTTTTTGATGCCACTAGTGAGCTATGGGCCTCCCAAGCACTTGCTGGCAAGCCTGCTGGAATCTTTTGGAGTACTGGCTTTCACGGCGGAGGCCAGGAACTTTCAGC ATTGACAGCAATAACTCAATTAGCTCATCATGGCATGCTTTTTGTGCCCCTTGGATACACATTTGGAAGTGGCATGTTTGAGATGGATGAGGTGAAAGGAGGCTCAGCATATGGTGCTGGAACCTTCGCCGGAGATGGAACTCGGCAACCTACCGAGCTAGAACTACAGCAGGCCTTTTACCAGGGTAAATATATGGCTGAAATTGCAAAAAAGCTAAAAATCTAA